The Mesobacillus jeotgali genome window below encodes:
- the pfkA gene encoding 6-phosphofructokinase, giving the protein MKRIGVLTSGGDSPGMNAAVRAVVRKAIYHDVEVYGVFGGYAGLMSGNIKKLELGSVGDIIHRGGTFLYSARSEEFKTKEGQQKGIEQLNKFGIDGLVVIGGDGSYRGAKALTEQGFPCVGVPGTIDNDIPGTEFTIGFDTALNTVIDAIDKIRDTASSHERTFVVEVMGRNAGDLALWAGLAGGAETILIPEDPHDMKDIAHRLKKGHERGKKHSIIVVAEGVMNGYDFAKQLQEETDFDTRVTVLGHVQRGGTPTAFDRVLASRLGARAVELLLEGKGGRAVGMENNQLVDYDIIEALAKEHTVDLNLYKLSKELSI; this is encoded by the coding sequence ATGAAAAGAATTGGTGTTTTGACGAGCGGCGGGGATTCGCCCGGCATGAATGCGGCCGTACGTGCGGTTGTCAGGAAAGCGATTTACCATGATGTAGAGGTATATGGTGTATTTGGCGGTTACGCTGGCTTGATGAGCGGAAATATTAAAAAGCTGGAACTTGGATCAGTTGGTGATATCATCCACCGTGGCGGAACATTCCTTTATTCTGCAAGAAGCGAAGAATTCAAGACAAAGGAAGGCCAGCAAAAAGGGATTGAGCAATTGAATAAGTTTGGCATTGACGGACTTGTCGTCATTGGCGGAGACGGTTCTTACAGAGGAGCTAAAGCGTTGACAGAACAGGGATTCCCATGTGTTGGTGTTCCTGGAACGATTGACAATGATATCCCAGGTACTGAATTCACAATCGGATTTGATACAGCACTTAACACTGTCATCGATGCAATCGATAAAATCCGTGATACTGCTTCTTCCCATGAAAGAACGTTTGTTGTCGAAGTAATGGGACGCAACGCTGGAGATTTGGCATTATGGGCTGGCCTGGCAGGGGGTGCTGAAACAATCCTGATTCCTGAGGATCCGCATGACATGAAGGATATAGCTCACCGTTTGAAAAAGGGACATGAACGCGGTAAAAAACACAGTATCATTGTGGTAGCTGAGGGTGTCATGAACGGTTATGATTTCGCGAAGCAACTGCAGGAAGAGACTGATTTTGACACACGTGTAACGGTCCTTGGCCATGTTCAGCGCGGCGGAACACCTACAGCATTCGACCGCGTACTAGCAAGCAGACTGGGAGCACGGGCAGTAGAGCTTCTATTGGAAGGAAAAGGCGGACGTGCCGTAGGAATGGAAAACAATCAACTAGTTGATTACGATATCATTGAAGCTTTGGCTAAAGAGCACACTGTTGACTTGAACTTATATAAATTATCGAAAGAGCTTTCTATTTAA